The Cynocephalus volans isolate mCynVol1 chromosome 1, mCynVol1.pri, whole genome shotgun sequence region ACAAGAAGCCAACAAACGTAGACCCAAGAAGAGAGCTTGGGCACAAGAAGACCTCAGGGCAGACAGGAAGGAGGCGTGGTGAGAGTGATGATGGACAAGACCGGGAAGGGTGGTCCAGGGTCGGAGAGGGGGAGTTGGGTTTTAATCCTTTAAGGCACTCCCATTACATCACAGCTGCCATTTTGTTTGCCTTTCTCCTGACTCAGTAATAAGTCTGTGTGTTCATTAAAGGGAAACGGTTGGCAGGTAGGTTGAACTGTAGTGAGTTGTGATTCCATGATGAAgcatttccttttaattattgCATATACCTTTCTCAGCTTTTTGTCTACTTGAAGCATATTTCTTCTCTTGTCCTTTGAGCAGTCAAAATAGATGTGTTGGCTCTGTTAATAGGCTTCTGTTGGATGCCTGTTGTCACTCTTAAATGTAACACCATAGCCATAATTGATGGAGAGTTGAGTTGCAAGCTTTTAGAACTAATTGCAAAGTCTAAACTAAAACATTTCCTGGAGCTGCCTTTAATAATACCTTGTATAGATATAGTgctttacaatttacaaagcacttttacatacatcatctcatttaatcttcacaataaacaATACTTTTTGAATACTTAGATCTTTCCTAAGTGAGAAATCGCGTTGCACATCCTGATTTAATCATAGTGAGTCGCCAACGGTTCTTGATACAGTAACCACTTATCGAGTACCTTCTATACACAAAGCACTTTACTAAGGATACCAAAGGGTAAATTTTCAGTagataaatattcagtaaatagtGCCTATCCAGTAAATGTGGTCTTGCTTCCTGATTCACGTTCCCTTCCTCATTTGCAGTCACCATGTTGGAGGCTGCTTTCTGTgccataaatttatataaatattgccAGGAATTCATTGTATCAGAGTTGAAGTTTTTAAAACTAAGGATTCTGATATTCATCTAAGCTCAGTGATTCTTCAGAAAGCCACTCTATTCAATTTCAACTTGCATTTTCTTGAAGATTATCTGTTACTTGAATCTCAGCAAAAATATGTCAAGCTCTCAGCATATCTGAAAATGCCTAGCCATTGAGTTCATTGTTCTGATTGGGGTGATTAAGGTATGATTCAGAAATACAACTTGGTCCTTGGCCCCAGAAGGCTTATTTTCAAGTAGAAAGGAAGACATGGTCATCTCTGGGTTCTGCTAGCCAGACTGGGATGTGTTGAGGAAACTGGGAGACAAAGGACTTCCCAGGAGGCTACCCTTTAGGTGAGGTGGGGAGCAGAAGGTAATATTAGAGCCAGAGCTAGTCCAAGGGCAGGGTTTCTGAACCTGTGTCCTGGAGCCCCCAGAGTATCCAGGCATGTGCTCTGGGCCACCATGGCTCCTAATAAAATACACAGGCTTTGAGGTCTCACTCAGGATCCTCCAAAAAGTATGGgaacccccccaaaataatagAAACCCCTGCCTTCAAAGCTCCCTGGGCAGAGTGGCTCCCTCAAAGTGAGCAGTGTGACCTATGAATTCCTTTCGCCATCTGGGGCTGGGTGAGGCCCTGAGGTCTGATGCTGAACTTCAGCTGAGAAGCCCACTTTGTCAATGAAACACAGGTGGCCACTGGGGCTGCTGATGACGAATCAGGTCACCTCGGTACAGGTGTCGCTTCTCTAGGCATCTCCCTACTCCTTGTTTGGCATTGTAATTTTATTAACTGTAGCGTTACACTAGTTCTTACTCAGCTATTTATGTGGGCATGTGGTTTGAGAATTGGGGGAAGACAAGCCCAAATGGCCTAATATTTTTTACGAGTGCACCTATATCCTGAACACACTGTTTTCTTAGAAAGTCTTTCCATGATAgcatctttttaaataacagcttctGTGTTTTACAAGGGGGGCTAATGTCTGGATTACCAAAATATCTCTTGGTTCATTTGGTATGGAGCTTAGGCAATCAAAAACCAAAGAACTCTTCCTTCTTTGTGTTAGGCAGATGTGCCTAATGCTTTTTGACAGAGAATATGCAGCTAGCATCCAAACATCCCATAAATATTCCAGAGAGGAACACAATTAGGATATAGTATGGAGCTGGGACTTTGAACATTAAGTCTAAGTGATATTTCCGACTGGGGCTGGCAACGTGCTTTAAATAATTGTATTCTGATCATTTAGGTCTCTCTTTATAGGGCATCTTTTATGACCAAGACTGTCCAGTACCAAAATGAGCTACATAAATTCCTAATCTGGGATACAGCTGGACAAGAACGAGTAAGTCACTGTTTCATTTACTCTGTGTTTTCCTGAGGCCCAAATTAAAGCTCCAACTAAATTGTCAACATCCCTGTCATCACACGTTACTCACTTCTTGTCTGTGCGCCAGAGACACGTTTATTTTCATTTGCGGAGGCGagcctttttcttttcaattagaGTCACAAAGTACACTGATGGAGAAAGTGATAATGGGCACTGAGggcatttttatactttttagtgTCTTAAAGTAAATGCTGACTAACAGGCCTGATAAAATCCCACTCAGAGCATTGTGTGTAATTTGGGGCTCCATCCTCTAGTAAAGATGTAAAAGAATTCGTGGTAGAAAGAGTTAAGCACAACTCATTTATAGCTACCTTTTAACAGCAAAAGAGGGAACTTTACGCATATAAAGTTTGAGATTTAAGTGAAACAGATGAGCTAACACAGAGCCTTGcaataggtacttaataaatgcctGATGATAAAATTGACCACAGTGGTTATCTGCTTAAGGAAGAGCCTGAATCGGAAGTGGAGGCTGGGCTGTAGCAACATGGTGCCACATGGGATTTGTGGACACCCACCCAAATTGGaaagggcagggaggcagggaagggagcaGACATGTACCTGCTGCCTCATCTTCCCTCTGTGCACTAAGTCCGATTTCCCTACTGAAGGACCTCTGGCAGCCACCCCAATATTCAGCtgccatttaattttgttttcaagcAGTGCTATCGAAACAGAACATCTGATGGATGCACAGTGCTTTCTTAAGCTCTTAAAAGTATCGCAGAAGTAATCAGGAAAAATAGTCTGTCATCACAGTCTTATCTAAGACAATATAGATACTGTGTGTAGTATAAAATCTGACAAGAATCATCACAGACAAatggaaggaaacaaaataagCCATTACTGTTGTCCTAGACATAGATATCATACATTTGTACAGATTTAATGTCTTAAGTTTGCTCTGTTtggtttcttctgtttttaatgcTGGATGTCACACCCTTGTCCAATTACTTGTTGAGATACGTCTGCTTACATTCTTCCATTCTCCACTCCTCCTTTGCTTAGTTGTGCATCTAGAATGGGGCATTTAGGACAGCTGGACCTTTGCTAACCATCACTCTTCCGTCCTTCAGACATGTCACTTACCATAGCGTCCTCCTGATCATATCTATAGGCACAGCCCTAGGATCTGCCCTGTTAGCCACAAACTCATGTGGCTCTTCCTGCTAGTGACATGTGTGCCCTTTTATTGAATCCCAAGTTCCAGTTACCCTTCATATATGTTTGATGATACAGCAAAGCCCTCATCATAAAGAATCAGGCTATAACATAGATTCCATTATGCTTTGAATCAGAGCACACTGGTGTATAACATCTCCTTTTTATGGAACATGAAAAAAGAATAGTACAAAGGTGTACACTTCTCCTTCCTGCTAGCATGGTAGCCTGATTCCGTGAAGTTTTGTAATTAGCCAGTTTGCCTGCCTTTTGTTTGCCCACTTTTAGTTGGTTCTGCTACTGGAATAGTTGCTCTGAGATGTGAGCCTGCCTCCCACTACCTGAAGTACCTTCACATAGCCCAAAGCAGCATAGGAGATTCTCACAGGGCCAGGCCACAGGACAGGGCACTGAGCAGGAGGCCCTACGTTGGGCAGACATCAGGAGAGGAGCATTGCCTGGCGAACACTCATTCCAGTTGGTTGTTCCTGGGCAGGGCACAGGTCTAGGACTGCTAGACCGCAGTACTTAAGAAAAGCTAAGCATCTGACACCTAATTACACATTGTTGGAAATGCTGCAAGGGTCACGCAAGACATGTCTGTTCTTGTTTAAGCACTGTCTGTTTGTTCTGGGCAAGGCCTTCAAGGCTCTGAATGTGCCAACCTCAGCCAGACTCTGTGTTTTCACCTCTTCCTACCAATCTGCACCAAACTGCTTGTAGTTCTCCAACATGACATCCAGTTTTCTACCCACCtatccttcctcccttcttttgcCTGAAAAGAATTCAGCCTTCAAAACCCACCTCTGATATCACCTACAGGGGCTTTCCTGACCATCCCTGCTGTTCTCAGATGAGTAACAACATTGCCAAACACCCGTGTTGCCCAAACCCAAATCTGGAGGTCATCTGTGATTCCTCCCTCACCCGCAGCCCTCCACACTTACTCCATCAGTGTGTCCTTAGCTTCGTTTTCTAAATATAGCTCAAATACATTCGCTTCTCCACCTCCACTTCTAGCACCCTGGTCTCAGCCACCTTGAATTCCCACTCAAGTATTCCTTTAGCCTTTTAACAAGTCTCCTCCCTGCTTTCCCTCTACCCAGCCCCCACCCATGTCACTTTTCTCATAGGACCCAGAGGAatcttttgaaaacataaatcagaCGTGTTTATCTTCCTGCTTAATACCATTCTGTGACTTCCCACTACTCTTCCGATAATAGCCACATTCAGAACAGAGGCCCACAAAGCCCCACATCACCTGCACCACCCTGGGCCCTTCTGTCCATCCTCCCTGTTCCCCAATGAGTCCCAGCCCACTGGCCTCCTTGCCCTAAAGCCTTCACATATGTCATCCCTTCTCACTGGAGCTCTTTCTTCCCTCTATTCCACCATGACCAGCTGGCTCCTTACCAGCCTTTTGGTCTCAGATTAAATGTCACACCCTCAGGGTTTTCCCTAACCCCCTGTACCTAAGCAGGGCCCCCAGTTCATTCTCCATCACTGCCCTTATTCATTTTCCTGAGGATACTCACTGCAAGTTGTAATTAGATATCTGTCTACTTATTTTTGTTGATGGTCTCTCCCACCAGATGTGAACTTCAAGAGCTGGGACCACAGTGTCTTGTTCACTactgtattcccagtgcctaacACAGAGTTGATGTTCAGATATTTGTTGAGCAAATCAGCAAATGAACTCTTTGGGGTATTCCTTTATCTCCTGAACCGTCTTTGATTGCCCTCACCTATGGGATTTTCACCTGTTTCCTTCCTTATTTGCCTTCCATTAGTCTGTGAGCTCCTTGGGAGCAGGGACTGTCTTCATGTCTCTGCTCTCAGCCCCTTGCACATGGTGTTGATGCCAGTGGATTAATGTCAACCGATTGTCAGCCCTACTTAGGCACAAATAAGGACAAATCCTGTACCTATTTTTACCATGTGAGTAGTGCATGCCTCAAATTACAAATTTCTGGTGTTTGCATGTTTAATATTTAGTTCTCTGTAGTTGTGAGATTTATTATGGAACCAAAATTCATCATAAAATGAAAACCGTTTTTGATGAATTGACCATTCAAACATCCTCCCCGTTTTACCTTAGCATCTGTTGCCACACATAGTATTGACGGATGGGTTGTCCTGTTGATGATCCAGTTGCAGTTGATTGCAAAGTGATTTCATTAAGTTGATGAAAGGGATTTTGGAGAATTTCTCCAATGTTATTTGAAGCCCTTGATGATAGGGATATTgttaaatgaagagaaaaacactGATCAAGATGAGGACATAAGCGCTTCAGAAGATAATGATTTGTGTATCAAAGGGTTAAGAGGGGCCTAGGTAAAATTGATGGAGCTCTCAATTATTTGtgtaaaaattactatttttatgaTAGGACTATGAAAGTCAAATGTGAAATGAAGGATCATATCATGCTGATACATAGTGTTATCAGAAGATTCTCAGTCAAGTTATCAATCAACTTTGATTCTTTGTTCATCCAGGAAATTAGCTCCTGGTTGCAATAATAAAACTAAGTTTTTTCAAATACTGGGTAAAACAAAActtgtttttatgattttaaatttattttctcaagataGAGCCTTTGTGAGATCTTTTTGTCCCTCTTTGCTATCCTGAATGAATTCATTTTAAGTTACCTTTTTCCATCAGTTATCCTTCACTAACAGACTCCTGCAGTAGTGTTGAGACAGACACAGCACTTACGTCAATAAGTCCCCTAAATACGTCTTGTAAATACACCATAAATGTAGCAAAAGCATTTCAAATACCTGCCATCTGAATGTGATGATATAGTAGAAAGTGTCTTAACCAGAGTCTAACAGACACTGCGTCCAGTCCTTAAAGATTTATATCCCTGCATCTTAATGTGATTTCTCCTGATGGTTATTTCCACAAAGGTCAGAACAGTAAGAAGGCACAGACTCATTTACTGTCACAGTAGTCATGTAAAAAATTGTTCTCATATTTAAAATCAGAACAAATGTAGTGGCTTAGTATCATCTAGAGCTGGGGTCAACAGACTATGACCCAcaagccaaatccagcctgctgccatgttggtaaataaagtttattggaaTATAACCACACTTGTTAGTCTATGGCTACTTTGACTCTACAATAATAGAGTTGAGTAGCTGCAGCAGAGATTATGTGACCAGTGaagccaaaaatatttagagTTTGAAGTTTGAATCCAATCCTGCTATGTTAGAGGGGATTGGTAAATACTTTGGGCATTCCACTGAAACTTCAAAAAGATCCATGCCTTAGTTGTAGTGACTGTGTCCTAGGACTGAGGGCAAACCCAAATAGACCCACCCTAACAATGTGTAAAACCAACTTTGGGATGATTAGTCAGTAATTTAAGACTTCAGAGAAGATAACAGAAACCAAAGTCTACGGTCTGCACTGACCAGTATGCAATCAGAATTACTATACATAGGAAGAGATAGGAAAATATGACTCAGTGAGTAGAAGAAAACCCCAAAGTTTTACCATTGTTGGAATTTGCAGGTGCAGaatttaaagcatttattttaaatgtgttcaaagatttaaagaaaagtagTCTCAACTACTTAACTACAGGTGGGAAATCTCACACAGAgtatgaaaattaataaagaataaaatggaaatgctaAAACTAAAAGCTGCAATATCTAACATGAAAAATTTATTAGATGGATGGTAGAATAAAGTAACTAAtcagaagaacagagaaaaaaagatttaaaaatatgaacagtCTTAATCCCACAGGGACAAACTTAAACAATCTAATAACATATGTATAATTGGAGACCCAAAAGGAgtgaagagagacagacagaaatttcaagaaacaatgactggaaatttcccaaatttggtgaaacaTATCAACTCACAAATCCAAAGAAGTTCAGCAAACTTGTAAgtacaaagaaaatcacatctcagtatatcataatcaaactgctgagactgaaaataaagagaaaatcgtgaaagcagccagagataaGAGACACATTATATACTTATACAGGGAACAAAGATATGAATGATGACTAACTTCTCAGAGAAACAAGGGAGACCAGAAGCCAGTGAAACAGTATCTTTAAAGTTCTGAAAGCAAGAAACCATCAATGTGTCAAAATTATCTTTCAGATATGAAGTCAAAGTAAGgacatttacagaaaaacaaaaacggaGGGAATTCCGCAACAGCAGTCCCACGAAATGTTTCAGGTTAAAGAGAAATGACACCAGATGGTAACTCAGATCCATAGGAAGAAGCAGTAACCACTGGAAATGGCAAATAtggaaattatcttttttttccttctcagctTATTTGAAAGACAGCTagctatttaatttaaaaataacattggcttgggccgagcccgtggcgcacttggtagagtgctgcgctgggagcgcggcgacgctcccgccgcgggttcggatcctatataggactgaccggtgcactcactggctgagtgccggtcacgaaaaaaaaaaataaaaaataaaaaataaataaaaataacattggcTTACATAGTTTATTGTATAtgtagatttaaaatatttgacaacaATAGCGCAAAGGGTGGTGAGACAAAAGGTATTAGGCTCTTGCCAGGTTCTGATATTTTACATGAAGTGGTGCATTTTAAACTCTCCGTATACTGTAGAAAAATGAATATTGTGGTTATATGAGCAACcacttaaaaattaatagaagaaaGTATAACTGAAAAGCCAATAGaggaattaatataaaaaaatcaaatactaaaaaatattcagtcaatgcaaaagaggagaagaaaggaggaacagaggaattttaaaagaaatggggctaatataaaagaaataaaatggtagaTGTAAACCCAAATATATCAGTAAGTATATTAAATGTAAAGGAACTGAATATTCCacttaaaaggcagagattgtcagatctCTGGATCACAAAGCAGGACCCAGTTATGTGCTGATTAAAAGAGGATTACCTTAGGTATAAAAACAAAGATAGGTTTAAAATagtagaatggaaaaagattttgtATGCACCTCATAAACAAGAGAAAACTGCTATGGTTATGTAAATGTGAACAATATAAACTTGAAGACAAGGATTATTGTCAAGGTTAAAGAGGGACATAAGAAGAGTGATAGGAGGGAATTTCTGTGTTGTCAGAAATGTTATATATCTTGGTGCATGGTGTTTACAGGAATGTATACATTTGTCAGTTTATCAAATTGTGCAGTTAAAATCTTTGCTTTTCtctatgtgaattttaccttgcaaatctgaataaagaaaaaacctCGTAAAGGACATTGTCAACATAAGGTCAGATGAAAGCTATGCTATGGCCTTTGTTCCATCTGTGTGcttctgtctcattttctcttAGGCTATGGAAGTCAATACAacattttaagtctttttcacctaatgtggtttctttttctgtactgcTTTCTTGCTTAtaacctttatttttgttttcttctctgtaaaacttAACGTATTATTTTATTGGAAGTTAGCAGGCTTTCACCCCACAGGTGGGGTGTTTTCACAAAGACTAGtaaaagtttgtgtgtgtggacATCTGGGTCTGGCGTTTAGTTTCACATCCCCCCATACTTGCACAGTTCTTATTCATCTGTTCACCAGTTCTTCATTACCTACAGTGTGCCAGGTATCGGGCCCCAGAGGAAATGGTGTGCTAAACAGACATGCTGTCCTCCTTCGTGGAGCTTACAGTCacaatttcactttcttttgtgAAACTCAAATTAATATCAAAGTTTAAAAGCCAAAAGGTTAAACTCATTGCATAAGAACTTACAGAATCCATACTCCTTTATGTGAATTATGCATGTGCACCAAGTGCTTCCCTTTGATGCTAATTCCTGCCTTTGTTTGGGGGTAAGCCACCAGAAACAGAGCAGAATGCGAGTACAGTGGTGTCAAATTGTATGCAGAGGTCAAGGCTTCAAAGTCAGagtacaaaacaaaaatcaagtatAAGTACAATTCTTGTATTTAAACATTGGTGTCACGTTTGGTGGGTGAGATGCTCACATGGGGGCATGTGCCTAGGAATTGAGGTTGACTGGGGAAAGAGCTTCATGGGTGGGAAGAAGCTGCGTATACAGAGTTAagttcacataaatgaaatatgTACCCAGCATTTGGGAATTGCCACATGCATGGAGATAtcaaaaaagcaagttgcaaacTCATCCAAATAGTGAATGTAAATGTGCACTCATTTCTGTAAACAATCAGCATTTAGATTACAGGGTTATCTTTACGACACCCAAATGCAGCAGCTTCTCTGGAGGACTGTTTACAGCATTATTTTTATCTCGGTGATAGTTTAGGAAGCCAAAGTTTAAAGGACTATTGAACAAATGAATTTGGGAATTATAACATTGAGTTCAATTAAAAAGCCTTTTTAGCTGAAACAATTGTTTATAGCACCATATTTAATTCCTATAAAACTGTATCCTAAACTGTCTTCTGAGAGACATTTCAGTGTTACATTAAAAGTTTTTGCCTTTGGTAATTACTGGTTCATTTGCTTTAAAGCATCATGCCATCGTCTTTGGTTTAAGAGAAAGATTACCTTTTGTGCAAGGATAATGGGTTTAAAAGTCTTagtaaaaaaaacatatttaaccaGTTTTCAcaattttgttgtttatttttccccctcCTCTGCAGTTTCGTGCCTTAGCACCAATGTACTATCGAGGGTCGGCTGCAGCTATAATCGTTTATGATATCACAAAAGAAGTAAGACTGCATATAGTTTTCTTCAGACTATTTTGAAAACTCTCTTTTAGTTGCTTAGATCTCCAGTTGCTGTCCCTTTTGTGTTACAGGAGACATTTTCAACATTAAAGAATTGGGTGAAAGAGCTTCGACAGCATGGCCCACCTAATATTGTAGTTGCCATTGCAGGAAATAAGTGTGATCTTATCGACGTAAGGTAAGTTATTAGAACAAGAGATCGTAATGCCGATTATGTGTTCCTTTCCTTAATAAGTAATATCCAAtataagaatctttttattttatctctgaCATTGGAGAAGTGCTTGTTTTGTGGTTAGAGTCCTGAAGTTTCAAACTAAAATTAagatttcaatataaaaaaaaaagatttcagtcATTTGGAGCtaattatattatgtatatagaCAGGTGTGTAATTTACTTAAGCATTGGTCACATTGCACTTGACATTATCTGAGATCAGTGCAGCCCCCAGGCTCccataacagaatacttgaatgCAGAAAGCACATTTATTGGCAATTTCTCTAAATCACTTCCATGATTCCCAAAgcaagggcttttttttttttttttttcaattttgggggTAAAGAAAACCCTGCTATTTCCTGGTCATTCTATTAGATACATTGCTAGTTGTACtgagttttaatttgttttgtttaaccaTGGATGTGATCTAATTAGGAGGACCACATGTCAGGGCTTATACAGCAGCAATTCAGGACATCCTTTGTCATTATAAATCTGGTTAATTCCTGGGTAG contains the following coding sequences:
- the RAB22A gene encoding ras-related protein Rab-22A isoform X2, with amino-acid sequence MALRELKVCLLGDTGVGKSSIVWRFVEDSFDPNINPTIGASFMTKTVQYQNELHKFLIWDTAGQERFRALAPMYYRGSAAAIIVYDITKEETFSTLKNWVKELRQHGPPNIVVAIAGNKCDLIDVREVMERDAKDYADSIHAIFVETSAKNAININELFIEITLSQ